Sequence from the Deltaproteobacteria bacterium genome:
CGCAGCGGTTCACGCAAATCATGCGACGCGACGTAGGCGAACTGTTCCAGCTCGGCGTTGGAGCGCTGCAGCTCGATGGTCTTACCCGCGAGGGTTTCTTCGGCGCGGCGCCGCTCGGCCACTTCGTGCTGCAGCTCATCGACCCGCTGCTGGAGCTCGCTCTGAGTCTTTTTGAGCTCGCCGTCACGCCTCTCGATTTGCTGCAACATATCGTTGAAGCCGTTGACGAGCGTGCCAATCTCATCCTGGCTGGTGGTTTGCGCGCGCACCGAATAGTTCTGCTGCTGCGAAACCTTCATCGCGACATCGGTCAGAGCCATGATCGGTTGCGACACGCGCCGTTGGGCGCTCCGCGATATCGCCAAGGCGGCGAGCAAAGATAGCGCCAAGGCCGCGAACGAGAGCAGCACATAATTCCACAAACGGGCATAAGCTTCGCTCAAATCGGCGCGCAAACCAATGGCGCCCACAACTTTGCCATGGTACTTAACGGGGCTGCATAACTCGACGCCGCCGTCCATGGTGCGGAAATCGGCGAACTCCAGTGGACACTGTGGCGCCGCCACCTCTCGGGCATCGCGCCGGTAACCGGCAAAGACGCTGCCATCGCTGCGGTAAATAAAGGCCCAGGCAATGCTGGTCGTTGCTCGCAAGCCATTGAGCGTATCTTGCGCTGCCCCTTGATCCTCGAAAACTAGAGCGGCCGTACTGTTATGGCCGACGACACTGGCGATGGAGGCAAGGTTTCTGGCAATGGTTCGCGGCGCGGCCAGAAACTCGTAGGCCAGGAAGCTGGCCCCGGCAAAAAACAAGGTCGTGACGCTGGTCAGGACGACAAGCAGCGTCAGCTTGTGCTTGATCGAAAGCTTGCTCAGAGGACGCAAGTCAGTTCTTCCTCCGATCGCGCACGGTTTTGGCGAGTTTCAACAGGCGCGAGCTGATCTTTAGTCCCGCCTTTTCCGCCACATCGAGGCTCACTTCGAAGCGAATCTTGCGATCCTCCACCAACAAATTGATCATGCCGCCGGCCTGGGCAAACTCCATCTCCTCACCGACGGTCAGACAGGCGTGATTTTTGAGCGCGCCAAGAATGCGCTCAAAACGCTCGCGCTCGTTCAAACCGACGAACAAGATATGGCAATTGTCTCCTGGTTGAAGCTGGCTGATGCGGCGCACGGCGAGGCCGCGATTGCCCGCGGTTTGTCCCCTAACGGTATCATCCAGATCCGCTTTGAAAGGATCATCGCCGATCACGCAAATATTGATCGGGCTCTGGGGGGTCTTGAACGAATGCGCCGGCCAATCGGTAAACTTAGCGAAATTCATGAGAAACGCAGCTTTGAGCTGGTATTCAGTGGGAGCCGACGCGGCCGAACCCGACCGCGCGCAAACACATGCGGCGATTACGGCCATGCCGATCGAGGCAGCTACAAAACCTTTTACTGAGCTAAGCTTCACGAGGACTTTTAACGCAACGAAACATTTAGATTAAAATTTGTACAGGAGCTTCAGCCAAAAGCTCCGCCCATCTTGCTGAATTTTGTCCCGCCGATGTTCACCTCCCGCCGGGTCGTCGTATTTGCGGTTGGTCAAGTTGAAAACACTGGCAGAGGCTTGCAGGCCTTTGAGAAAATTCTTGCCGGAAAGCGTCACGTTGGTGAGGAAATAATCCCGCGCCTGCTTCCCCGCCAAGGTCACCCGGTCGCTGGTAAACTGCTGCTCGAGGCCGAGAAAGAGCTTGTCTTCGTAGAGCGGCACGCTGCCGTTTAGCTTGATCAAGTGGGTTGGCGAGTTGGCAAGGACTTTGTCGGTTTCTACGGACTGGGTTTGCTGCAGTGTGTAGCTCAGCCTGCCGTGAAGTCCCTTGCCCCAGCGCCCTTCGACCTCCAACTCGAGGCCACGGCCGGTGACTCGCCCCATGTTGCGGTAGACTAGCAAACCGTCCTCCGGATCGGTTTCTTGAGTGATGAGATCGCGAATGCGGTGGTAGTAAATATTCGCCGTGGCCCAGACGTTGGGGCCCAGCAGCTGCTGGTAAAGAAACTCGACGTTGCGAATGGTCTCCGGCTTCAAACTGCTATTGGCCTTGGTGGCGCCGGGAGAGCTCCAATAGAGCTCATAGGCGTTGGGGGCGCGAAACGCTTGACCGTAGATGAGCTTAAAAATCGAGCTTTCCACCGGTTGATAAATCAGCGCCACGCGCGGATTGACCGTGCCGCCAACGGTATAGTAGCGGTCGCAGCGCACGCCGGCGTTTAACCGCAAGGTCTTCAAGATTTCGAAATCGTCTTGCAGAAACAGCGCCCAACTGCCGGTCGTGCGCTGCTCATTTAGATACTCTTCCACGTCGAAGTTGCGTTGGTCGAGCTTGTACGAATAGCGATACTCGCCGCCAAAAATTAGCTTGTGTTTATCGAACACGGTCTTGGTCAGCTGCCATTCGTCGCCAAATCCCTGGGTATTGCCGATGTCGCGGTTGGTTTGGACGCCGACGGGGCCGCCGTAATTCGTCACCTGTTTGCCGCGATAGTAGAGAGAATCGTAGAACAGCCGGCCCCTAAGACCCAGCCCATTGGCGAACTCATGGTCATATTTGAGGTCGAAGAAACCGCGTTTATCGACGCTAAACGAGTCCGCGTTGAACTCGGCGTCGAAGGACGCCGTGGGAATGTCTTTGTCCCGGCTAATGTAACCGCCTTCAAGAGCGAAATCGCCATAGGACAGACGGCCGAAAACATTGCCGGCGCTTTCACTATCTTGGCGCCGAGCGATGCCAAAGTAAGTCGTGGGATCGTTGAACTCCGGGTAGTAGAGCCGCTCGTCGCCGCGGCTCCCGGAGCGGCTGCCGGAGATCAGCAAGTCCAGGCCGTGCGCAAATTTGTCGCCATAGGTGACCCGCCCCTTGTAACTTGCAAACCGGCCACCTTCAGCCGCGACTTCGGCGCCTTTGAAGGCTTCGCCGCTCTTGGTTTTGACGTTGATGATGCCGACAAACGCGTTGGTGGCGCAGAGCGAGGAGCCCGCGCCGCGGATAACTTCGACCCGATCGATCAAATCGACGTCGACGTTGAAGTCGTTGCCGAGAAAAGCCTGATTGTAAATGTTGTCGTTCATGCGATGGCCGTCGACGAGCAACAAGATGCGCGAGTTATACTCGCCGGGGCGGCCGTATCCGCGCATGCCGAGATAGGTGTAATTGCGGTCATAGCGAATGTAGAGCCCGCGCAGCGCTGCGCAGGATCTCGGCCAGGGTGCGGCAACCGTACTTGGCGATGTCGTCGCTGGTAACGATGCTGACCGAGGCTGGTGCATCGGCCAGGCGCTGCTCGAACTTCGAGACGCTGGCGATCATAATGTCCATCAAATCTTCGATGGACATGCGACCCAGTTCAGCGGAGGGGCTTTGCGCGGCAACTTTGCCGAGCGAGAAAAACCAGCCACTCATGCAAAAAAGCCAGAGCAGAACTTTGAGCATGCAACTTTTTTGTCCTTAGCCCTGAACGTGCCGAAGGGATCCGAACGAATTGCGCCACGGTCTCTGGGCGAGCGGAACTTTCGTTGCGGCGATTGTATCCATATCGCCAAGACCGAGCAAGGCTGCGGCTCGTCTATTTCTTGTGAGCTTGACTGCGCTGGTTACAAGGCAGGCCCGCTGAGCAGGGAGTCGTGGTCCAGCGGCTTTGCCAGCCGTCTTTCGGGCTTCCCATCGGGAAGCTCCGCGGGGAGGGTAAAGAAAAACGTCGAGCCCTTGCCGGGTTCCGATTTGACCCAGATCTTGCCGCCGCGGCGCTCGACGATTCTCTTGCAGACCGCCAAACCGATGCCGGTACCCGGATATTCTTCTTTACTATGAAGGCGTTGAAAAATGACAAAGATTTTGGGCGCAAACTGCGGATCGATGCCGATGCCATTATCGCGCACGGAAAACTCCCAGTAACTGCCAGCGCGCCGACAACCGACATGAATCTCCGGCACATTGCCGTTGCGGTACTTCAGGGCATTGCCAATCAAGTTTTGAAACAGCTGACCGAGTTGTAAAGCTTCAGCCCGGACCAACGGTAGCGTGTCATAAGTGACGCGCGCACCGTTCTCCTGAATCGCCATTTTTAACGTCTCAAGCGTCTTATCGAGCACGGCGTCGCTGTCGACTTCCTGCGCTTCTTTGGCTTGGGTCCCGGCACGGGAATAGACCGGCAGATCGTCGATTAACGCGCGCATCCTTTTGGCGCCATCGACAGCAAAGCCGATGAACTCATTAGCCTCCGGTTCGAGTTTGCCGGCATACCGTTTGACCAACAAACCCAGGTAGCCGATGATCATCCGCAGCGGCTCTTGTAAATCGTGCGAAGCGACATAGGCAAATTGCTGCAAGTCTTCGTTGGAGCGTTTCAACTCGTCGGCTTGCCGCTCCAGTGCTTGGGCGGCTTGTCGCTCCTCCGTCACATCACAGACCGTCACGACCCTACCCCCAATCGCCGGGTCGCCGACTCGATTGACGCAGACAATCTCGCAGATGCCCCAAGCACCGGTTTGGGTCTTGAACCTGATACCTGTGATTTCTCCCCGCGCGCCATCTTGCGCCGGCAGATTACCCAGCAGCATTTCGACCGCCGGCGCATCGTCCTCTTGAAACAGCCCGACCAACGGACTCCCCAACAACATCGGAGCTGTAAATCCGGTCAGCGTCGCTGCGGAGTCGCTCGCATAGGCGATTCGACCCTGTCCATCAACGATCAGAATTAGTTCCGATGCATTCTCCACTAAAGAGCGAAAACGCTCCTCGCTGCGCCGCAGTGCGGATTGCTCTACTTCAGCTAGCTGTAGCTTCGCCTTGCCGCGCGCTCGCTCGAGAACAAAGATCATCAGCCCCATGAGACTCACCATGGCCGCTACCAGTCCCACGATACTAAGACGCACCCAACGTCGCGTGCGTGCCGCGGTGAGATCATAGTGAGTGTTGGCATCGGCGAGGGATCGGACAAACCGCCCGTATGCTGGCGCAACACGAGCCGAATCAACCCGGCGCATATTCGCCAGATCGCCGCGGTCCAACAATCGAAATTTCTCGACCACGGCGCGTGAATGAGCATGAAACGACTCTTCCAAGGAGTGCACCATGGCGGGGTCAAGCCCATGCGCCAAAAGCGCGCGGAAGGTGGTGTTCATCTCCCGGCGGGTTTCATCGAGCATGCTGACTAGGTCCAAGGTGAGGTTTTGTTCAGCGACTGCTTGCCATTCGATAGCGCTGATGCGGCTGCCGTAGGAACTGAGGCGCACAAGCAGCGTTTGCACTTGCCGGCTCTCGTCGGCGCGATCGCCCAGGGCCAATATCCCCGCCACGGCAAGCCACGTCGCCACCAAGCCCACGGCCAACGAAGGCCAAATTGCAAACCTGACCAGCGAACACCCTCTCATAGGCCAACGACCCCCCTCGGACATGGAGTCGCGACGATAGATGCCCGTAGGATCAACTCTGGGTATGTCCTGCAAAGTCCCCCCGTCCAGCTGTAGGTTTTGGCTAGCGCCAGAGCGCTGAACGTCCTCAGAAATTTCAATCGGCATCGTTAGTGCAAACAATTAGTTAAAAGGCTGGCAATCGTGGCGGTCCTCTCTCAGGCAACGAGGCGCTAACGAGACGACCTGGGCACGGCGCGCCCATCAAAGTAAGATCTCAGCCAACTGCGGTGCTTTGCTAGAGATCTCGACGGCGCGGCACCGAGAGGGCGGAAGCTTCTTTAGGACCACTGCAGCGCGTCAACTTCCTGACCAATCCTCGACAGCGCCGTGACAACTCTCTTAATAGTCTCGGATACTTGGCGATAGAATGAACAGAGCTGGTATGCCAATGCAGTTTAGCGCCCAACGCCCCATGTTTCGGCAATGCGATTCTTGCCGTGAAGGCTCGGTCTACGTGCCAGATCCGCATCTGTCTGCCAATAAGTCCTCGCCGCTGGAGCAATCTTCCAGTTAGTCCCTGCTGGGCAGCTTTATGCGAACCACTCAACTCCTCCTCGTAGAAGACAACCCCGGCGACGTTCGGCTGGTGCGCGAGACGCTCAGTGATGTCACGGATGAGAGCTTCAACATCACTTGCGCATCCACACTGCGCGACACATTAGAGAAAATCGCCACAACCAAATTCGACGCGATCTTGTTGGATCTTGGGTTGCCGGACGGCAACGGCATCGACCTGGTCAAGCGCGTGGTCGAAGCGACGCCGCGAACGCCAATTCTGGTGCTGACAGGTCTCGTCGATGACCGGATTGCTCTCAACGCCTTAAGTGTTGGCGCCCAGGACTACATCGTCAAAGGCATTTTGGAAGGACAGTCCATCGCGCGGGCCATTCATTATTCAGTGCAGCGCAAGCGCTTGCTGCAACAACTGGAGATGCTACGGGATATCGACGAGGCTGTCAGCTCGACGCTCGACCTGAAAGATATCTTCGGCTCGTTCCTGCAACGCATCGAATCGCTCTTCCCGGTGGCCGGCTCGTGCGTCCAACGCATCGACAAGAACGGCGCGCTTCAGCCGCTAGTCGTCAAGCAAGTGGAAGTCGATGAGCTGGCGGATTACCCCGCCGCGGCGGACTTCCCTCGCGACGGCAACCATGAAACCTGCAACTTTGCCATAACCAGCTTCGGCGCCGGCGCGAGCGCACCCTTCAAGCGGCGCGGCTGGCGCGGCGCGGTGCAAATACCCCTGGCCGTCAACCATCAACCCTGGGGTCTCGTCTCATTGTTCATGAATGGCGAACACGACCTCAGCGATGAAGACAGCAATATCTTGAGAATGATCATTTCACGCTTGACCGTGGCCGTGCAGAACGCCCAATTGTACGAAAGCATCGTGCAGCTGGCGGAAGACCTGCGCCGCTCCAACAAAGTGAAAGATGAGTTCTTGAGCATCATGTCCCATGAGCTGCGTACGCCGCTCAACGTCATGATGAACTGCGCCGAAATTCTGCGCGACGGCGTC
This genomic interval carries:
- a CDS encoding response regulator → MRTTQLLLVEDNPGDVRLVRETLSDVTDESFNITCASTLRDTLEKIATTKFDAILLDLGLPDGNGIDLVKRVVEATPRTPILVLTGLVDDRIALNALSVGAQDYIVKGILEGQSIARAIHYSVQRKRLLQQLEMLRDIDEAVSSTLDLKDIFGSFLQRIESLFPVAGSCVQRIDKNGALQPLVVKQVEVDELADYPAAADFPRDGNHETCNFAITSFGAGASAPFKRRGWRGAVQIPLAVNHQPWGLVSLFMNGEHDLSDEDSNILRMIISRLTVAVQNAQLYESIVQLAEDLRRSNKVKDEFLSIMSHELRTPLNVMMNCAEILRDGVVGDVTPEQSAILDRLLVQARNQLGLVNGILHVTRMETDKVEINYQEIGLREFLEDLKADYSISFSRERVELVWDIPVDLPRIQTDRDKVRQMLENLINNAIKFTGAGKISVIARVLDSQWIEFKVSDTGSGMPETALATIFEKFQQLDTTATRAHGGVGIGLYLVKQFTDLLKGRIDVTSELGKGSCFTITLPRTPEANATAGLQNRPAV
- a CDS encoding YfiR family protein — translated: MAVIAACVCARSGSAASAPTEYQLKAAFLMNFAKFTDWPAHSFKTPQSPINICVIGDDPFKADLDDTVRGQTAGNRGLAVRRISQLQPGDNCHILFVGLNERERFERILGALKNHACLTVGEEMEFAQAGGMINLLVEDRKIRFEVSLDVAEKAGLKISSRLLKLAKTVRDRRKN
- a CDS encoding PAS domain S-box protein; translation: MPIEISEDVQRSGASQNLQLDGGTLQDIPRVDPTGIYRRDSMSEGGRWPMRGCSLVRFAIWPSLAVGLVATWLAVAGILALGDRADESRQVQTLLVRLSSYGSRISAIEWQAVAEQNLTLDLVSMLDETRREMNTTFRALLAHGLDPAMVHSLEESFHAHSRAVVEKFRLLDRGDLANMRRVDSARVAPAYGRFVRSLADANTHYDLTAARTRRWVRLSIVGLVAAMVSLMGLMIFVLERARGKAKLQLAEVEQSALRRSEERFRSLVENASELILIVDGQGRIAYASDSAATLTGFTAPMLLGSPLVGLFQEDDAPAVEMLLGNLPAQDGARGEITGIRFKTQTGAWGICEIVCVNRVGDPAIGGRVVTVCDVTEERQAAQALERQADELKRSNEDLQQFAYVASHDLQEPLRMIIGYLGLLVKRYAGKLEPEANEFIGFAVDGAKRMRALIDDLPVYSRAGTQAKEAQEVDSDAVLDKTLETLKMAIQENGARVTYDTLPLVRAEALQLGQLFQNLIGNALKYRNGNVPEIHVGCRRAGSYWEFSVRDNGIGIDPQFAPKIFVIFQRLHSKEEYPGTGIGLAVCKRIVERRGGKIWVKSEPGKGSTFFFTLPAELPDGKPERRLAKPLDHDSLLSGPAL
- a CDS encoding TonB-dependent receptor, which produces MHQPRSASLPATTSPSTVAAPWPRSCAALRGLYIRYDRNYTYLGMRGYGRPGEYNSRILLLVDGHRMNDNIYNQAFLGNDFNVDVDLIDRVEVIRGAGSSLCATNAFVGIINVKTKSGEAFKGAEVAAEGGRFASYKGRVTYGDKFAHGLDLLISGSRSGSRGDERLYYPEFNDPTTYFGIARRQDSESAGNVFGRLSYGDFALEGGYISRDKDIPTASFDAEFNADSFSVDKRGFFDLKYDHEFANGLGLRGRLFYDSLYYRGKQVTNYGGPVGVQTNRDIGNTQGFGDEWQLTKTVFDKHKLIFGGEYRYSYKLDQRNFDVEEYLNEQRTTGSWALFLQDDFEILKTLRLNAGVRCDRYYTVGGTVNPRVALIYQPVESSIFKLIYGQAFRAPNAYELYWSSPGATKANSSLKPETIRNVEFLYQQLLGPNVWATANIYYHRIRDLITQETDPEDGLLVYRNMGRVTGRGLELEVEGRWGKGLHGRLSYTLQQTQSVETDKVLANSPTHLIKLNGSVPLYEDKLFLGLEQQFTSDRVTLAGKQARDYFLTNVTLSGKNFLKGLQASASVFNLTNRKYDDPAGGEHRRDKIQQDGRSFWLKLLYKF